Proteins encoded together in one Anopheles darlingi chromosome 3, idAnoDarlMG_H_01, whole genome shotgun sequence window:
- the LOC125954654 gene encoding uncharacterized protein LOC125954654: MSDGDTDAKLTLTSTRPLSLAPSYHPVSATTSGIGVGGSGSGVGGGGVGGAGGGVVAVAPILLSSGPDLMSCSPRQWQSDADDAARAEDNEPRRRQRRRRRRRQRRPLPVRCAAPSESLPPHTEPNRCSFWQRYSNTLPLPPISSSRPLRIRRPQDRTGQRRQRPSCATAVDRRRSRGQRQQQPTVALTSNSSSSNNIPVKRPTPFCCTVAA, translated from the coding sequence ATGAGCGACGGTGACACCGATGCCAAGCTGACGCTGACCTCTACTCGcccgctctcgctcgcaccaTCGTATCATCCCGTGTCCGCCACCACTAGTGGcatcggtgttggtggtagtggtagtggtgttggtggcggtggtgttggtggtgctggtggtggtgttgtggcgGTAGCGCCTATCCTTCTATCATCCGGTCCCGATCTAATGTCCTGCAGCCCCCGGCAGTGGCAGTCcgacgcagacgacgcagCGCGTGCCGAGGACAAcgaaccgcgacgacgacaacgacgacgacggcgacgaagacaACGAAGACCGCTACCCGTACGGTGCGCCGCCCCCAGTGAATCGCTCCCCccgcacaccgaaccgaaccgttgcTCATTCTGGCAGCGTTACAGCAATACCCTACCCCTTCcgccgatcagcagcagcaggccgctCCGGATCAGACGACCACAAGACCGAACGGGGCAGCGGCGACAGCGGCCATCGTGTGCAACGGCGGTGGATCGACGGCGCTCACGCGggcaacgacaacagcagccaacGGTGGCCttgaccagcaacagcagcagcagcaacaacatcccgGTAAAGCGCCCAACACCCTTCtgctgcactgttgctgcGTGA